GTCATCAAAACGTTCGCCCGCTGCCTGGCTTTCGATTTTCATCCACGGCTGCTCCTGTACGACGCGCGGCGGATGGCGGACCTGGGCACGTTCGACCTGGTCTACCATTCCGGCGTCTTCTACCATCTGGAGAACCCGGTCGAGCATTTTCGGAGCATCGCCGGGATGGCGTCGCGAATGGCTTTCGATACGCACACGGCGCGGCCGAACGAGCCGATCGACGTCGTCGACGGTTATCAAGGCTGCTGGGCGGGCGAATTTGGCTGGCAGGACGAGCAGAGCGGCGTCGGACCGCGTTCGTTCTGGCTTACGCGGCCGGAATTGTTTCGACTCTTTGCCGAATGCGGCTTCGCATACGAGCGGCTGTGGCAGGACGACGCGGCCCCCAACGGGCCGCGAGGGTTTTATTTGTTGACGAGATTGTAAAGCCGATGCCTTGAACCTGGCGGGTCAGCCCTCGCGACCCGCTGGTCGCACCCTACAATTCTGTCAACGCTCATGGCAACGTATCCAAATAACCTTGCAACAGCTCGATCAGGGCTTGCAGTGCGGCGGCCTGGCCCAGTTGGCCGGACTGGATCGCGACTGCCCGCTGTTGCGTGTACATGTTGATCCAAAAGCGCGTGAGCGTGCCCGGTATTCCGTTCTTGGGTTTGTGAGTGTAGAGTCCGCCTTGAATGCGGCGGACGAGCGAGGCCCGCTGGTTGGTGGCCACGCGCTGCAAGTCGTAGTCGCAAAAGGTCACGCGCGGATGGAAATTTCGGTAGCTACCGTACCATGCGTGGATTTCTTCGTCACGGTCGAGCACGTCCAAGGCGCGGCGGAACGGCGCCATTTGGATGGCCGCCACCGCCAGCAGATACGCCGCCTTTAGGCTGGGATCGGTTTGCGGCAAAACGTAGATATAAGGGATGCGGTGCCAATTCGTCTGCGGAATTCCCATCTGCGGATACTGCCACTTGCCATCGATCAGCGGGT
This genomic stretch from Pirellulales bacterium harbors:
- a CDS encoding TadE family protein; amino-acid sequence: MRSTRRGLAPLEFVLCLPVLLFVLALMVDTGSKSCWKLRGVVAARDAGWRTRWDRSSGPLGNPISWPPPAEMGTDATGPNARLETPQLNHPVVRGPTLGTILVRSELLDQTRGGLVGYSGRTWTPPLLPKLGAKPMNQQHPLIDGKWQYPQMGIPQTNWHRIPYIYVLPQTDPSLKAAYLLAVAAIQMAPFRRALDVLDRDEEIHAWYGSYRNFHPRVTFCDYDLQRVATNQRASLVRRIQGGLYTHKPKNGIPGTLTRFWINMYTQQRAVAIQSGQLGQAAALQALIELLQGYLDTLP
- a CDS encoding methyltransferase domain-containing protein; translated protein: MHIRVTDEQLADINGGLKWIMFQRDGAGRMVGGGSWDYPLVDTRLQLLLDRLGASGIAGLRVLEPGCLDGHITVGLCGAGADVTAFDVRPSCVIKTFARCLAFDFHPRLLLYDARRMADLGTFDLVYHSGVFYHLENPVEHFRSIAGMASRMAFDTHTARPNEPIDVVDGYQGCWAGEFGWQDEQSGVGPRSFWLTRPELFRLFAECGFAYERLWQDDAAPNGPRGFYLLTRL